From a single Mus caroli chromosome X, CAROLI_EIJ_v1.1, whole genome shotgun sequence genomic region:
- the LOC115030093 gene encoding probable ubiquitin carboxyl-terminal hydrolase FAF-X — SLHFAENQLVFSPLQAYDNLSLSDHLLRAVLNLLRREVSEHGRHLQQYFNLFVMYANLGVAEKTQLLKLSVPATFMLVSLDEGPGPPIKYQYAELGKLYSVVSQLIRCCNVSSRMQSSINGNPSLPNPFGDPNLSQPIMPIQQNVVDILFVRTSYVKKIIEDCSNSDETVKLLRFCCWENPQFSSTVLSELLWQVAYSYTYELRPYLDLLLQILLIEDSWQTHRIHNALKGIPDDRDGLFDTIQRSKNHYQKRAYQCIKCMVALFSSCPVAYQILQGNGDLKRKWTWAVEWLGDELERRPYTGNPQYTYNNWSPPVQSNETSNGYFLERSHSARMTLAKACELCPEEEPDDQDAPDEHESPPPEDAPLYPHSPGSQYQQNNHVHGQPYTGPAAHHMNNPQRTGQRAQENYEGGEEVSPPQTKDQ; from the exons tctttgcACTTTGCTGAGAATCAGCTAGTATTTTCTCCTTTACAGGCTTATGACAACTTAAGTTTGAGTGACCACTTACTAAGAGCAGTACTAAATCTCTTGCGGAGGGAGGTTTCAGAGCATGGACGTCATTTACAGCAGTATTTCAACTTGTTCGTAATGTATGCCAATTTAG GAGTGGCAGAGAAAACACAGCTGCTCAAACTGAGTGTACCTGCTACCTTTATGCTTGTGTCCTTAGATGAAGGTCCTGGTCCTCCAATTAAATATCAGTATGCTGAATTAGGCAAATTATACTCAGTAGTGTCACAGCTCATCCGCTGTTGCAATGTCTCTTCAAGAATGCAGTCTTCGATCAATG GTAATCCTTCTCTTCCAAATCCTTTTGGTGATCCTAACTTATCACAACCTATAATGCCAATTCAACAAAATGTGGTAGACATTTTATTTGTGAGAACAAGTTATGTGAAGAAAATTATTGAAGACTGCAGTAACTCTGATGAGACCGTCAAATTGCTTCGCTTTTGCTGCTGGGAGAATCCTCAGTTCTCATCTACTGTCCTCAGTGAACTTCTTTGGCAG GTTGCATATTCTTATACTTACGAACTCCGGCCCTATTTGGATCTGCTTTTACAAATCTTACTGATTGAAGACTCTTGGCAGACTCACAG AATTCATAATGCCCTTAAAGGAATTCCAGATGACCGAGATGGGCTGTTTGACACAATTCAGCGTTCTAAGAATCACTATCAAAAAAGAGCATACCAGTGTATAAAATGTATGGTAGCCCTCTTTAGCAGTTGTCCTGTTGCTTACCAAATCCTGCAG gGCAATGGAGATCTTAAAAGGAAATGGACGTGGGCAGTGGAGTGGCTTGGAGATGAACTTGAAAGAAGACCATACACTGGCAATCCTCAGTACACTTACAACAATTGGTCTCCTCCAGTGCAAAGCAATGAGACATCAAATGGCTATTTCTTAGAGAGGTCACACAGCGCTAGGATGACACTTGCAAAAGCTTGTGAACTCTGTCCTGAGGAG gaaccAGATGACCAAGATGCCCCAGATGAGCATGAATCACCTCCACCAGAAGATGCTCCGTTATACCCTCATTCCCCTGGATCTCAATATCAGCAG aaTAACCATGTGCATGGACAGCCATATACAGGCCCAGCGGCACATCACATGAACAACCCTCAGAGAACTGGCCAACGAGCACAAGAAAATTATGAAGGCGGTGAAGAAGTGTCCCCTCCTCAGACCAAGGATCAGTGA